The following coding sequences are from one Haliotis asinina isolate JCU_RB_2024 chromosome 3, JCU_Hal_asi_v2, whole genome shotgun sequence window:
- the LOC137279022 gene encoding acid-sensing ion channel 1A-like has translation MTGTKYLHEVVTVQGLSQICDAHSNVTRRVVWFLIFIAGLGFTTFNIYKQVSLYLSVPVNVRVDQILENTLLLPTVTICNNNMVRKSLIENLGWSDVLQIGYPYTDFDEQLPSVNLSQLDVSKISHLQVSDNNSYGHALESSIIKCDWESAPCGQDDFVYLETDMGKCFTYNANGSLLARNSGRAHGLRLLLNVQEEEYTRSHDGYLSTGFMVAVHTPEVIPIMSEMGLTVAPGSQHFVSIGVKKVTAQKGAGGCGDRPLKYITRNYSRHACKQECEMDFLLSMCNCGDFTIPRGNVAFCTPPQFQECFIPAKVKYRQIDTGCEAGCPEPCSYTTFTTQHSSAPLTRNYISAYTKAKGKTEEYWRRNLVILEIYMSSMTYELTEKQLEYEILDLFCDIGGALGLMLGASLLTVLEVFDFLLITVFSAVFDKIKVHKIDPGNNTK, from the exons ATGACGGGCACCAAATATTTACACGAGGTGGTGACCGTACAGGGATTATCTCAGATATGCGACGCCCATTCCAATGTCACAAGACGAGTCGTCTGGTTCCTCATCTTTATTGCCGGACTTGGTTTCACCACTTTCAACATCTACAAGCAGGTATCTCTATATCTGTCTGTCCCTGTCAACGTGAGAGTGGATCAAATCCTTGAAAACACCCTCTTGTTGCCAACAGTGACAATATGTAATAACAACATGGTGAGGAAATCACTGATTGAGAATCTCGGATGGAGCGACGTGCTGCAAATTGGGTATCCATATACTGATTTCGATGAACAGTTGCCAAGCGTAAACCTAAGTCAGTTGGACGTCTCCAAGATTTCCCATCTACAAGTGTCAGACAACAACAGTTACGGACACGCCTTGGAAAGCAGTATCATTAAG TGTGACTGGGAGTCAGCGCCATGTGGACAAGACGACTTTGTCTACCTGGAAACAGATATGGGGAAATGTTTCACTTATAACG CCAATGGTTCGCTACTTGCTCGAAATTCCGGACGTGCCCATGGTCTTCGCCTCTTGCTTAATGTCCAGGAAGAGGAATATACTCGGAGTCATGATGGATACCTTAGTACAGGCTTTATG GTGGCTGTTCACACTCCGGAGGTGATCCCAATCATGTCGGAGATGGGACTAACAGTAGCTCCTGGCTCTCAGCACTTTGTTAGTATAGGAGTGAAG AAGGTGACAGCACAAAAAGGTGCAGGTGGCTGTGGTGACAGGCCTCTGAAGTATATCACGAGAAACTATTCCCGCCATGCATGCAAACAGGAGTGTGAAATGGATTTTCTCTTGAGCATGTGCAACTGCGGGGACTTTACAATCCCACGTGGCAATGTTGCATTTTGTACCCCTCCACAGTTCCAGGAATGTTTCATCCCGGCTAAAGTTAAGTATCGTCAGATAGACACTGGATGTGAAGCTGGGTGTCCTGAGCCATGCAGCTACACCACGTTCACCACCCAACACTCCAGCGCCCCACTGACCAGGAACTACATTTCTGCGTACACCAAGGCCAAGGGTAAGACTGAAGAGTACTGGAGGAGGAATCTTGTCATTCTGGAGATCTACATGAGCTCTATGACCTACGAACTCACTGAGAAACAGCTGGAATATGAGATCCTGGACCTGTTTTGTGACATCGGTGGAGCACTTGGGCTGATGCTTGGTGCCAGTCTGCTGACAGTGTTAGAAGTATTTGACTTCTTACTTATCACTGTCTTCTCGGCGGTATTTGACAAGATCAAAGTTCATAAGATCGATCCAGGGAATAATACAAAATAA